A single Buteo buteo unplaced genomic scaffold, bButBut1.hap1.1 HAP1_SCAFFOLD_87, whole genome shotgun sequence DNA region contains:
- the LOC142027930 gene encoding olfactory receptor 14C36-like — MSNSSSITQFLLLAFADARELQLLHFWLFLGIYLAAILANGLIISAVACDHRLHTPMYFFLLNLSLLDLGTISTTVPKAMANSLWDTRAISYAGCAAQVFLFAFLISAEYFLLTVMAYDRYVAICKPLHYGTLLGSRACVHMAAAAWGSGFLNAVLHTANTFSLPFCRGNAVDQFFCEIPQILKLSCSDAYLREVGVIVVGVCFAFGCFVFIVLSYGQIFRAVLRIPSEQGQHKAFSTCLPHLAVVSLFMSTAMFAYLKPPSISSPSLDLLVAILYSVVPPALNPLIYSMRNREIKDALRKLTTGCF; from the coding sequence atgtccaacagcagctccatcacccagttcctcctcctggcatttgcagacgcgcgggagctgcagctcttgcacttctggctcttcctgggcatctacctggctgccaTCCTGGCCAATGGCCTCATCATCAGCGCCGTAGCCTGTGACCACCGCCTCCACacccccatgtacttcttcctcctcaacctctccctccttgacCTGGGcaccatctccaccactgtccccaaagCCATGGCCAACTCCCTCTGGGACACCAGGGCCATCTCCTATGCAGGATGTGCTGCACAGGtctttctgtttgcctttttgatctcagcagagtattttcttctcactgtcatggcctatgaccgctacgttgccatctgcaaacccctgcactacgggaccctcctgggcagcagagcttgtgtccacatggcagcagctgcctggggcagtggtTTCCTcaatgctgtgctgcacactgccaatacattttcactaccaTTCTGCCGAGGCAATGCTgtggaccagttcttctgtgagatcccccagatcctcaagctctcctgctcagatgcctacctcagggaagttgggGTAATTGTAGTTGGTGTCTGTTTTgcatttgggtgttttgttttcattgtgctgtcctatgggcagatcttcagggctgtgctgaggatcccctctgagcagggacagcacaaagccttttccacctgcctccctcacctggctGTGGTCTCCTTGTTTATGAGCACTGCCATGTTTGcctacctgaagcccccctccatctcctcgccatccctggacctgctggtggcAATTCTGTACTCAGTGGTGCCTCCAGCCTTGAACCCTctcatctacagcatgagaAACCGTGAGATCAAGGATGCCCTGAGAAAACTAACCACTGGATGCTTTTGA